One Vanessa atalanta chromosome 6, ilVanAtal1.2, whole genome shotgun sequence genomic window carries:
- the LOC125064631 gene encoding uncharacterized protein LOC125064631 has translation MNKFGTSPSFKNLKTKKIQSPVQLKEKIRNDYKNNLKTCRDKLLNRIRGVTVEADLRLTLTDIYNNTLNNFNKDDIEIEQITDNEETKILEEIKNEIIQNELDWWIEEYEKSQSDTIDWSAIQKDDSVICFLCQKNNFTLANNCLSCSLCHTEIKTEMSLANIKKHINENLERHSNMCNGSVQFMSVPESCGTHIYLFCENCMDMQFIV, from the exons ATGAATAAATTTGGCACGTCACCgtcttttaaaaatctaaagacCAAAAAAATTCAATCCCCTGTACAATTAAAAGAGAAGATAAGaaac gattataaaaacaatttgaaaacaTGTCGTGACAAACTCTTGAACAGAATTCGCGGTGTTACCGTGGAAGCTGATCTTCGATTGACATTAACagatatttacaacaatacattaaacaattttaacaaaGATGATATTGAAATTGAACAAATAACAGATAatgaagaaacaaaaatattggaagaaattaaaaatgaaatcataCAAAATGAATTAGATTG GTGGATTGAAGAATATGAAAAGTCACAAAGCGACACTATTGACTGGTCTGCAATTCAAAAAGATGACAGCGTGATTTGTTTtctttgtcaaaaaaataactttactcTAGCTAATAACTGTTTGTCATGTTCATTATGTCATACtgaaattaaaactgaaatgtCATTagcaaacattaaaaaacatattaatgaaaatttagaaAGGCACAGTAATATGTGTAATGGCAGTGTACAGTTTATGTCAGTTCCAGAGTCCTGTGGTACCCATATTTACCTATTTTGTGAAAATTGTATGGATAtgcaatttattgtttaa
- the LOC125064630 gene encoding ribosomal protein S6 kinase beta-2: MSSYMAGVFDLDLDVDTVTVGDSDEDDIIEVDEVDYDPELHVNNIVESEGSETIQLSEDNVNPGQCKRLGPQDFELRKVLGKGGYGKVFQVRKITGPDPGAYFAMKVLKKASIVRNQKDTAHTKAERNILEAVKHPFIVELVYAFQTGGKLYLILEYLSGGELFMHLEREGIFLEDTACFYLSEIILALEHLHSLGIIYRDLKPENVLLDAQGHVKLTDFGLCKEHIQEGIVTHTFCGTIEYMAPEILTRSGHGKAVDWWSLGALMYDMLIGQPPFTGDNRTKTIEKILKGKLMLPAYLTQDARELIRRLMKRSETQRLGATGAAAVRGHAFFKHVQWDDVFARRLEPPIKPRLTSEDDVSQFDTRFTLQTPIDSPDESTLSESANLMFQGFTYVAPSVMDEIHKPRVITARSPRRPRPHHLNAFTVPPASTAHSHPHAQQEDLMDVQGLPI, translated from the exons ATGTCATCGTATATGGCAGGtgtttttgatttagatttagatGTGGATACAGTTACAGTCGGGGATTCTGATGAAGACGATATCATCGAAGTAGATGag GTTGATTATGATCCTGAACTACACGTGAATAATATAGTaga gtCTGAAGGATCAGAAACGATACAACTTTCAGAAGACAATGTTAATCCAGGTCAATGCAAAAGACTTGGACCCCAAGATTTTGAGTTGCGAAAAGTGCTGGGAAAAGGTGGATATGGTAAAGTTTTCCAAGTACGTAAGATTACGGGCCCAGACCCTGGAGCATATTTTGCAATGAAGGTTCTCAAGAAAGCTTCAATTGTACGTAATCAAAAGGACACTGCTCACACAAAAGCTGAAAGAAATATCTTAGAAGCTGTTAAG cATCCCTTTATAGTTGAATTAGTATATGCTTTTCAAACTGgtggtaaattatatttaattttagaatatttaagtgGAGGGGAATTGTTTATGCATCTTGAACGTGAAGGTATTTTTCTTGAAGACACAGCATG cttTTATTTGTCAGAAATAATATTAGCCTTGGAACATTTACACAGCTTAGGTATAATTTATCGTGATTTAAAACCTGAAAATGTCCTTCTGGATGCTCAAGGACATGTTAAACTTACAGATTTTGGGTTATGTAAAGAGCACATTCAGGAAGGTATAGTCACACACACATTTTGTGGaactattgaatatat ggCACCTGAAATATTGACTAGGAGTGGTCATGGAAAAGCTGTTGATTGGTGGAGCCTCGGAGCATTAATGTATGACATGCTGATAGGGCAG CCACCATTTACTGGTGATAATCGTACAAAGacaattgaaaaaatacttaaagGTAAACTTATGTTACCGGCCTACCTCACACAAGATGCTCGAGAATTGATACGGCGTCTAATGAAGCGCTCTGAAACTCAACGTCTTGGTGCTACTGGAGCAGCAGCAGTACGAGGTCATGCTTTCTTTAAGCATGTACAATGGGATGATGTCTTTGCTCGTCGACTGGAACCTCCTATTAAACCACGTTTG aCAAGTGAAGATGATGTGTCACAATTTGATACTAGATTTACTCTGCAGACACCAATTGATTCTCCAGATGAATCAACACTTAGTGAAAGTGCCAACCTTATGTTCCag GGTTTTACATATGTAGCGCCATCAGTGATGGATGAGATTCATAAGCCACGCGTAATAACCGCCCGTTCTCCTCGGCGTCCTAGACCACATCATCTTAACGCATTCACAGTGCCTCCTGCTTCCACTGCCCATTCACATCCACACGCTCAACAAGAAGACCTTATGGATGTACAAGGTTTGCCTATATA g